The following DNA comes from Methanofollis sp..
TTCCTGCCGGTCCCGATAAGGGCGAGGGCTGCGGGCATGATGACGATCGCCCCGATCAGGGAGAAACCGACGGCGATGACAGTCGTGATCCCGAAGGTAGCGATGATCTTGAAGTTCGAGAGGACGAGGGCCGAGAAACCGCATGCTGTCACCAGGGCAGAGACCGTCACCGCCGTCCCGACCTTCTGGACCCCGTCGCGGATGGCGACGAGGGGATCGCCTGTCTCCTCGAGTTCCTCGGCATACCTCTCCATCATCAGGATCGTGTACTCCGAGGCGACGCCGATGGTCATCGAGCCCAGGCAGGCCGTCATCGGGGAGTAGTCGATCCCGAGGAGGAGCATGCCCGCGACATTCCAGTCCACGAGGGAGACGAGGGGGACGAGGGGCGAGACCGCGTACCGCCGCCTGTAGACAATCAGCAGGTACGCCAGGATCAGGGCGAAGCCGAGGTACGTCATCTCCCCCTTGCTCTGCGCAATGTTCGCGATGAGGGCGGTGTACATGTCGTAGTCGCCGGTCGGGTAGACCACGATACCGGGCGGGGGTTGCATCCACCCGATATCGGCCATCACCGCCTCCTTCACCCGGTTCCGGGCGTCCATCTCCATCTCGATGGTGGAGAACTGGACCACAGACGCCGTGTGGCCGTCCAGGTACTTCGCCCTCTCGTCCTCGGGGATGCGGGCGAGGACGGCGGCAATACCGGACTGACTGGCAGGGAGGACGCCGTTGTTGTAC
Coding sequences within:
- a CDS encoding MMPL family transporter, whose product is MQYRPKPAGAGRGVALKNRYDSLLSGAAVTIAKNPVPVLLVAAVVAFAGITVDTSIPIDTNQDSFVPPDMPTKLSLNTVTGVVGSVQPFPLLVEGAGVDDYQAIAWTDRFGGYALDEHLELTGVTSIATLIREYNNGVLPASQSGIAAVLARIPEDERAKYLDGHTASVVQFSTIEMEMDARNRVKEAVMADIGWMQPPPGIVVYPTGDYDMYTALIANIAQSKGEMTYLGFALILAYLLIVYRRRYAVSPLVPLVSLVDWNVAGMLLLGIDYSPMTACLGSMTIGVASEYTILMMERYAEELEETGDPLVAIRDGVQKVGTAVTVSALVTACGFSALVLSNFKIIATFGITTVIAVGFSLIGAIVIMPAALALIGTGRKVSAGAKEGDAAVPERA